In Streptomyces ambofaciens ATCC 23877, a single genomic region encodes these proteins:
- a CDS encoding stage II sporulation protein M — translation MDLDVFVSAHRAEWDRLDALLRRRRRLTGAETDELVALYQRTATHLSLIQSSAPDPQLTGRLSQLVARARSVVTGTRRASWRDVTRFLTQQFPAAVYRARHWWVPTALLSTAVAALLGWWIGTHPEVQSTIAAPSELRELTRPGGQYETYYSSHPAASFAAQVWTNNAWAAALCLILGVFLGLPVIWILFQNMLNLGVGFGLMSSAGRLDTFLGLVLPHGLLELTAVFVAAGTGLRLGWTLIDPGPRTRRVALAEEGRAAIGMAIGLALVLFVSGAIEGFVTPSGLPTWARITIGVVAELAFLAYVYVLGGRAVRAGDTGDVEVSERSATVPTVA, via the coding sequence ATGGACCTCGACGTCTTCGTCTCCGCCCACCGCGCGGAGTGGGACCGCCTCGACGCGCTGCTCCGGCGCCGGCGCCGGTTGACCGGCGCCGAGACCGACGAACTCGTCGCCCTCTACCAGCGCACGGCCACCCACCTCTCCCTCATCCAGTCCAGTGCGCCCGACCCGCAGCTCACCGGGAGACTCAGCCAGTTGGTGGCCCGCGCGCGCAGCGTGGTGACGGGCACCCGCCGAGCCTCCTGGCGCGACGTCACCCGATTCCTGACCCAGCAGTTTCCGGCCGCCGTCTACCGGGCCCGCCACTGGTGGGTCCCCACCGCCCTCCTGTCGACCGCTGTCGCGGCGCTCCTGGGCTGGTGGATCGGCACCCACCCGGAGGTGCAGTCCACGATCGCGGCGCCCAGCGAACTGCGCGAGCTGACCCGCCCCGGCGGCCAGTACGAGACGTACTACTCCAGCCACCCCGCGGCCTCCTTCGCCGCGCAGGTCTGGACGAACAACGCCTGGGCCGCCGCGCTCTGCCTGATCCTCGGGGTCTTCCTCGGCCTGCCGGTCATCTGGATCCTGTTCCAGAACATGCTCAACCTGGGCGTCGGCTTCGGCCTCATGTCCTCGGCCGGCCGCCTCGACACCTTCCTGGGCCTCGTCCTCCCGCACGGCCTGCTCGAACTGACCGCCGTGTTCGTCGCCGCCGGCACCGGGCTGCGCCTGGGCTGGACCCTCATCGACCCGGGCCCGCGCACCCGGCGCGTCGCCCTCGCGGAAGAAGGCCGAGCCGCCATCGGCATGGCGATCGGTCTCGCGCTGGTCCTCTTCGTCTCCGGTGCGATCGAAGGCTTCGTCACCCCTTCCGGCCTGCCCACCTGGGCGCGCATCACCATCGGAGTCGTCGCCGAGCTGGCCTTCCTCGCCTACGTCTACGTCCTGGGCGGACGTGCCGTGCGGGCCGGTGACACGGGGGACGTCGAGGTGTCCGAGCGCAGCGCCACCGTGCCGACGGTCGCCTGA
- a CDS encoding RDD family protein, whose product MSELVTGEAVALELRPARLPSRALAVLLDLAVAVAVYVAVTVALVASTASLDMAAQTALSIAAFVLVLVGGPIAVETLSHGRSLGKMACGLRVVRDDGGPVRFRHSLVRGLIGVIEILMTFGVVACIASLVSARGRRLGDVFAGTLVVRERVPVAQAGFLPPPPPWLAGRFAELDLSAVPDDLWLAVRQCLTRMGQLDPRVGWAMAERLAADVAARTGAPAPQGVPPAAYLAAVVQERQVREARRAFGAAKGGGGPAVAAPAAPSPQASPVAPPLPPWAAPSPAASAVPPVGPPGAPPAGPARGGGPEGTRETPSDGRPGTGFVPPA is encoded by the coding sequence GTGAGTGAGCTGGTGACGGGTGAGGCGGTGGCGCTGGAGCTGCGTCCCGCGCGGCTGCCCAGCAGGGCGCTGGCCGTCCTGCTCGATCTGGCCGTGGCCGTGGCCGTCTACGTGGCGGTGACCGTCGCGCTGGTGGCGTCCACCGCCTCCTTGGACATGGCGGCGCAGACCGCGCTGTCGATCGCGGCGTTCGTCCTCGTGCTGGTGGGCGGGCCGATCGCGGTGGAGACGCTGAGCCATGGGCGCTCGCTCGGGAAGATGGCCTGCGGTCTGCGGGTGGTGCGGGACGACGGCGGGCCGGTCAGGTTCCGGCACTCGCTGGTGCGGGGTCTGATCGGGGTGATCGAGATCCTGATGACCTTCGGCGTGGTCGCCTGTATCGCCTCGCTGGTGTCGGCGCGGGGGCGGCGGCTCGGTGACGTGTTCGCGGGGACGCTGGTCGTGCGCGAGCGGGTGCCCGTCGCGCAGGCGGGCTTCCTGCCGCCGCCCCCACCCTGGCTGGCCGGTCGGTTCGCCGAGCTGGATCTGTCGGCGGTGCCCGACGATCTGTGGCTCGCCGTCCGCCAGTGCCTGACACGGATGGGGCAGCTGGACCCCCGGGTCGGCTGGGCCATGGCGGAACGGCTCGCCGCCGATGTGGCGGCCCGTACGGGGGCGCCGGCGCCGCAGGGGGTTCCGCCGGCCGCCTATCTGGCGGCGGTGGTGCAGGAACGGCAGGTCCGGGAGGCCCGGCGGGCTTTCGGGGCCGCGAAGGGGGGCGGAGGACCCGCGGTGGCGGCTCCCGCGGCTCCCTCTCCGCAGGCCTCCCCGGTGGCGCCACCGCTGCCGCCGTGGGCGGCGCCCTCGCCGGCGGCCTCCGCGGTGCCCCCGGTCGGGCCTCCCGGGGCGCCGCCGGCCGGCCCCGCGCGGGGAGGCGGGCCCGAGGGGACGCGGGAGACGCCGTCGGACGGCCGACCGGGCACCGGGTTCGTGCCTCCGGCGTAG